A genomic region of Candidatus Binatia bacterium contains the following coding sequences:
- a CDS encoding enoyl-ACP reductase: MRILEGKKAVIFGVANDRSIAWAISESLHAEGAELAFTYAGEILEKRVRPLAEGIGAKIILPCDVTKDGEIQSVFGTLKKEWGSLDILIHAIAFANKEDLSNPYAQTSRQGFQLALDVSAYSLVALTREAAPLMEGRNGSIVTLTYLGSERVIPNYNVMGVAKAALEASVRYLAYDLGPKNIRVNAISAGPIKTLAAAGIAGFKDMLHYAAERAPLKRNVDAEEVARTALYLVSDMASAVTGEVIHVDAGYSIVGM, from the coding sequence ATGAGAATCTTGGAAGGGAAAAAAGCTGTGATTTTCGGGGTGGCAAATGATCGCAGCATCGCCTGGGCGATCTCGGAGTCGCTTCATGCCGAGGGCGCCGAGCTGGCCTTCACCTACGCCGGAGAGATTCTAGAGAAGCGCGTGCGGCCGCTGGCGGAAGGCATCGGCGCCAAGATCATCCTTCCCTGCGACGTGACCAAGGATGGCGAGATCCAGAGCGTCTTCGGAACATTGAAGAAGGAATGGGGAAGTCTCGATATTCTGATCCACGCCATCGCCTTCGCGAATAAAGAGGATCTATCCAACCCGTATGCGCAAACGAGCCGGCAGGGGTTTCAGTTGGCGCTGGACGTGAGCGCCTATTCGCTCGTCGCCTTGACGCGCGAGGCGGCGCCGTTGATGGAAGGGCGCAACGGCTCGATTGTGACGTTGACGTACCTGGGATCGGAGAGAGTCATTCCGAATTACAACGTCATGGGGGTGGCGAAAGCGGCGCTCGAAGCGAGCGTAAGATATCTGGCTTACGATCTCGGGCCGAAAAATATCCGCGTCAACGCGATTTCGGCGGGTCCGATCAAAACGCTCGCGGCTGCGGGCATCGCCGGTTTCAAGGACATGCTTCATTACGCCGCCGAGCGCGCGCCGCTTAAACGAAACGTGGATGCCGAAGAGGTCGCGCGCACGGCGCTCTATCTCGTGAGCGACATGGCGAGCGCCGTGACCGGGGAAGTCATTCACGTCGACGCGGGATATAGTATAGTGGGGATGTAA
- a CDS encoding rhodanese-like domain-containing protein codes for MAIKRISVQEAHDLLEKEPERVYIDVRTAREFTAGHPAKAVNIPVAFPNPGGMMLNEDFVKVVAGTFPKDKKILVGCQAGPRADAAARLLEEAGYQDVSSVQGGFGGMRDQSGQIVAPGWASLGFPVSQDNGEGVSYESLAAKVK; via the coding sequence ATGGCGATCAAACGAATTTCGGTACAAGAGGCGCACGACCTGCTGGAAAAAGAGCCGGAGCGCGTCTACATCGACGTGCGCACGGCGCGGGAATTTACCGCAGGACATCCGGCCAAGGCCGTAAACATTCCCGTCGCGTTTCCTAATCCGGGCGGGATGATGCTCAACGAGGATTTCGTGAAGGTCGTCGCGGGAACTTTTCCCAAAGATAAGAAAATTCTCGTCGGTTGTCAGGCAGGGCCGCGCGCAGACGCGGCCGCGCGGCTGCTTGAAGAGGCCGGCTATCAGGATGTCTCCAGCGTTCAGGGCGGCTTCGGCGGCATGCGCGATCAATCGGGCCAGATCGTCGCGCCGGGCTGGGCGAGCCTCGGTTTTCCCGTCAGCCAGGACAACGGCGAAGGCGTGAGCTACGAGTCGCTGGCGGCGAAGGTCAAATAA
- a CDS encoding ABC transporter substrate-binding protein, which yields MKNRRFATALAAALAFLLASASQTRAQKEMPEASLMTAVPNFAFGAIWVAEQLKYFEAEGVRVKITPSPSGSVCLNAVVGRSSNFCASTSEGLVLARVEGAPAMAIQAHNRSMTLSVVLRKAIVDKLGLTRESPIEARLKALTQLGTLGATGAGAASEQIIRFLVAKAGGDPKKLKFVYIGAPELPAALMNNVIDAYALSPPSAEITEPSGKGYVLIPLGKGEVPELTDYPYEVLMVRPDYVEANPKVATAVARAISRGGALFRTKPEEAKSALRSHRLFTPEKLDNAVFELSYSTVANAMPAWGDMNPKGWQKVINFASGAGIIKDPAKTPSAEEGVLWTNKYVGKP from the coding sequence ATGAAAAACCGTAGGTTTGCGACTGCACTGGCTGCGGCGCTGGCATTTTTGCTCGCGAGCGCCTCTCAGACCCGCGCGCAGAAGGAAATGCCGGAAGCCAGCCTCATGACGGCCGTGCCGAACTTCGCCTTCGGCGCGATCTGGGTCGCCGAACAGCTCAAATATTTCGAAGCGGAAGGAGTGCGCGTCAAGATTACGCCGTCTCCCAGCGGCTCGGTCTGCTTGAACGCTGTCGTCGGCCGCTCGTCCAATTTCTGCGCCTCGACCTCCGAAGGGCTGGTTCTAGCCCGAGTCGAAGGGGCGCCCGCGATGGCGATCCAAGCGCACAATCGCTCCATGACTCTGAGCGTGGTGCTTCGCAAAGCGATCGTGGACAAGCTCGGCCTCACGCGCGAAAGCCCGATCGAGGCGCGCCTCAAGGCATTGACGCAGTTGGGCACGCTCGGCGCGACGGGCGCGGGGGCGGCGTCGGAACAGATCATCCGATTTTTAGTGGCAAAAGCCGGCGGCGACCCTAAAAAGCTCAAATTCGTTTACATCGGAGCGCCCGAGCTTCCGGCCGCGCTGATGAACAACGTGATCGACGCTTACGCGCTCTCCCCTCCATCGGCGGAAATCACCGAGCCGAGCGGCAAGGGCTACGTCCTGATTCCGCTGGGCAAAGGGGAGGTGCCGGAACTCACGGATTATCCTTATGAGGTCTTGATGGTGCGTCCGGACTACGTCGAGGCCAACCCCAAGGTCGCCACGGCCGTCGCGCGCGCCATCTCCCGCGGCGGCGCGCTTTTCCGCACCAAACCCGAGGAGGCGAAATCGGCGCTGCGCAGTCACCGCTTGTTCACACCGGAGAAACTCGACAATGCGGTTTTCGAATTGTCTTACTCGACGGTCGCCAACGCCATGCCGGCGTGGGGCGATATGAATCCCAAGGGATGGCAGAAGGTCATCAACTTCGCGAGCGGCGCGGGAATCATCAAAGACCCTGCGAAGACGCCGTCGGCGGAGGAAGGCGTTCTGTGGACGAATAAATATGTCGGGAAACCGTAA